The following proteins are co-located in the Deinococcus metallilatus genome:
- the tsf gene encoding translation elongation factor Ts, which yields MMESIKKLRELTGAGMMDVKKALSDAGNDEEKAIALLRERGIVKAAKKADREAKEGLVRYVVDGNKAAMVEVNSETDFVARNSDFQALVEQLAQAALKAGTNDVEDFRNFTLEGGDTVANTVAAAAGKIGENLVLNRVAYIEAGQGEHVAGYVHSNGKIGVLVDLLGGTDAQAKDVALHVAAERPQYLSRDEVNQEDIEKEREILTNKALNEGKPQQIVEKIVGGQIGKFYEEKVLPEQKFVKDNSVTVGQYLGDAVIRRFVRFEVGA from the coding sequence ATGATGGAATCGATCAAGAAGCTGCGCGAACTGACCGGCGCGGGCATGATGGACGTGAAAAAGGCCCTCTCCGACGCCGGGAACGACGAGGAGAAGGCGATTGCCCTGCTGCGCGAGCGCGGCATCGTGAAGGCCGCCAAGAAGGCGGACCGCGAGGCGAAAGAAGGCCTGGTCCGCTACGTGGTGGACGGCAACAAGGCCGCGATGGTCGAGGTGAACAGCGAAACCGACTTCGTGGCGCGCAACTCTGACTTCCAGGCGCTGGTCGAGCAGCTCGCCCAGGCCGCGCTGAAGGCCGGGACGAACGACGTGGAGGACTTCAGGAACTTCACGCTGGAGGGCGGGGACACCGTCGCCAACACCGTCGCGGCGGCGGCGGGCAAGATCGGGGAGAACCTGGTGCTGAACCGCGTCGCCTACATCGAGGCGGGCCAGGGCGAGCACGTGGCCGGGTACGTCCACAGCAACGGCAAGATCGGCGTGCTGGTGGACCTCCTGGGCGGCACCGACGCGCAGGCGAAGGACGTGGCCCTGCACGTGGCCGCCGAGCGCCCCCAGTACCTCAGCCGGGACGAGGTGAACCAGGAGGACATCGAGAAGGAGCGCGAGATCCTCACCAACAAGGCGCTGAACGAGGGCAAGCCCCAGCAGATCGTCGAGAAGATCGTGGGCGGCCAGATCGGCAAGTTCTACGAGGAAAAGGTTCTGCCCGAGCAGAAGTTCGTGAAGGACAACAGCGTGACGGTGGGGCAATACCTGGGCGACGCGGTCATCCGGCGCTTCGTGCGCTTCGAGGTCGGCGCTTAA
- the rpsB gene encoding 30S ribosomal protein S2 — protein sequence MSYISMKQLLEAGVHFGHETKRWNPKFKRFIFAERNGIFIIDLQKTLKQIDRSFDYIKDLSERGGVILFVGTKKQAQEIVELEARRTGMPFVTSRWLGGMLTNFRTIRTRIDRLNELDDMFESGRINDRPKAERIELAAERERLLRFVGGIRKMTRLPDAIFVVDPTKEVIAVQEANKLGIPVIALADTDSDPDVIDYIVPGNDDAIRSIQLITHRIGDLIVEARGGGEDVSGQRVSPDNQEIEAAEHGEEGVEVQVTSTQGRS from the coding sequence ATGTCGTACATCAGCATGAAGCAACTGCTCGAAGCGGGCGTCCACTTCGGGCACGAAACCAAGCGCTGGAACCCCAAGTTCAAGCGGTTCATCTTCGCCGAGCGCAACGGCATCTTCATCATCGACCTGCAAAAGACCCTCAAGCAGATCGACCGCTCCTTCGATTACATCAAGGACCTGTCCGAGCGCGGCGGCGTGATCCTGTTCGTCGGCACCAAGAAGCAGGCGCAGGAAATCGTGGAGCTGGAAGCCCGCCGCACCGGGATGCCCTTTGTGACCAGCCGCTGGCTGGGCGGGATGCTGACCAACTTCCGCACGATTCGCACCCGCATCGACCGCCTGAACGAACTCGACGACATGTTCGAGTCGGGCCGCATCAACGACCGCCCCAAGGCCGAGCGCATCGAGCTGGCCGCCGAGCGCGAGCGGCTGCTGCGCTTCGTGGGCGGCATCCGCAAGATGACCCGCCTCCCCGACGCGATCTTCGTGGTGGACCCCACCAAGGAAGTCATCGCCGTGCAGGAAGCGAACAAGCTGGGCATTCCCGTGATCGCCCTGGCCGACACCGACTCCGACCCGGACGTGATCGACTACATCGTGCCCGGCAACGACGACGCGATCCGCTCGATCCAGCTCATCACGCACCGCATCGGTGACCTGATCGTGGAAGCGCGCGGCGGCGGCGAGGACGTGAGCGGGCAGCGCGTGTCGCCGGACAATCAGGAGATCGAGGCGGCGGAACACGGCGAAGAGGGCGTCGAGGTCCAGGTCACCAGCACGCAGGGCCGCAGCTAA
- a CDS encoding aminoglycoside phosphotransferase family protein has translation MPFAPFLERWQLVPDGEPIHTHSSDLLPVRWRGEAAMLKLPREAEERRGGLLMRWWDGEGAARVLAHEEQTGALLLERVTGPRSLVRMVREGQDDEASRVLCGVAARLHLPRARPLPELAPLERWFRSLEAASRQHGGLFVEAADTARHLLDTPRDVGVLHGDLHHENVLDGGERGWLAIDPHSLLGERGFDYANIFCNPDLKTATQPGRLARQSHVVAEAAGLERERLLRWILAYAGLSAAWWLEDGRHDEAEPVLEVARIAAAELAR, from the coding sequence GTGCCGTTTGCCCCGTTTCTGGAACGCTGGCAACTCGTGCCGGACGGCGAGCCGATTCACACGCATAGCAGTGACCTGTTGCCGGTGCGCTGGCGGGGCGAGGCCGCCATGCTGAAGCTGCCGCGTGAGGCCGAGGAGCGGCGCGGCGGCCTGCTGATGCGGTGGTGGGACGGCGAGGGCGCCGCGCGGGTGCTAGCACACGAAGAGCAGACCGGGGCGCTGCTGCTGGAACGGGTGACGGGGCCGCGCTCCCTGGTGCGGATGGTCCGCGAAGGACAGGATGATGAGGCTTCCCGTGTCCTCTGCGGAGTGGCGGCCCGGCTGCATCTTCCGCGCGCCCGGCCGCTGCCCGAGCTGGCACCGCTGGAGCGGTGGTTTCGCTCGCTGGAGGCTGCTTCCAGGCAGCACGGGGGGCTTTTTGTGGAAGCGGCGGACACGGCCCGGCACCTGCTGGACACGCCGCGAGACGTGGGCGTGCTGCACGGCGACCTGCACCACGAGAACGTGCTGGACGGCGGGGAGCGCGGCTGGCTGGCGATTGATCCCCATAGCCTGCTGGGGGAGCGCGGCTTCGACTACGCCAACATCTTCTGCAACCCGGACCTGAAGACAGCCACGCAGCCCGGACGACTCGCCCGGCAATCGCACGTCGTAGCGGAGGCGGCGGGGCTGGAGCGCGAACGCCTGCTGCGCTGGATTCTGGCCTACGCGGGCCTCTCGGCGGCGTGGTGGCTGGAGGACGGCAGGCACGATGAGGCGGAACCGGTGCTGGAGGTGGCCCGAATCGCTGCCGCCGAACTCGCCCGCTGA
- a CDS encoding alpha/beta hydrolase family protein — protein sequence MRKSFLLSALLLSSLAHAGGAEGGQAGQGQAERVTTTLNFGDFQSKAEWTYPQGKSGKLPAVLLIHGSTPADMNFTMLGQDGKVKSAIFKDLADAFAAQGIATLRYNKHYVSGPGQVDYQSFYTKADLNLFLKDAEVALRGVEQNPRVDPKKIFVYGWSEGSTVAAALVARHPEVAGLIVQGPVVLPWRQLFEAQFNNVQLPYLRSVVGGALTNADFAKLLAGKAGLVAKNAASYFTDRVQAQQGKFVINPLLDTNKDGKLEVDSEVVPGFQAVLDYAFTPQGFFSIYAPGRALPTVTEQVPNLKVPVLVLQGANDANTPAKYLGTLEQAFKAAGRDATIKVYPGLGHSLGPAASPIDDDFRPIAAGPMRDAANWIKTH from the coding sequence ATGCGAAAAAGTTTTCTGCTCTCCGCACTGCTGCTGTCCTCTCTCGCCCACGCGGGCGGCGCCGAGGGGGGCCAGGCCGGACAGGGACAGGCGGAACGTGTGACCACCACCCTGAATTTCGGTGACTTCCAGAGCAAGGCCGAGTGGACCTATCCCCAGGGCAAGAGCGGGAAGCTGCCCGCCGTCCTGCTGATCCACGGCTCCACCCCCGCCGATATGAACTTCACGATGCTCGGCCAGGACGGCAAGGTCAAGTCCGCCATCTTCAAGGACCTGGCGGACGCCTTCGCCGCCCAGGGCATCGCCACGTTGCGTTACAACAAGCACTACGTCAGCGGCCCCGGCCAGGTGGATTACCAGAGCTTCTACACCAAGGCCGACCTGAATCTCTTCCTGAAGGACGCCGAGGTCGCCTTGCGTGGGGTGGAGCAAAACCCGCGCGTGGACCCGAAGAAGATCTTCGTCTACGGCTGGAGCGAGGGGTCCACTGTCGCCGCCGCGCTGGTGGCGAGGCACCCGGAGGTCGCGGGCCTGATCGTGCAGGGGCCGGTGGTGCTGCCCTGGCGGCAGCTCTTCGAGGCGCAGTTCAATAACGTGCAACTGCCTTACCTGCGCTCGGTGGTGGGCGGGGCGCTCACCAATGCCGACTTCGCAAAGCTGCTGGCCGGAAAGGCTGGCCTGGTCGCCAAAAACGCAGCGTCTTACTTCACGGACCGGGTGCAGGCGCAGCAGGGCAAGTTCGTCATCAACCCGCTGCTCGACACCAACAAGGACGGCAAGCTGGAGGTGGATAGCGAGGTCGTGCCGGGGTTTCAGGCTGTGCTGGATTACGCCTTTACCCCGCAGGGCTTTTTCAGCATCTACGCGCCGGGCCGCGCCCTGCCCACCGTGACCGAGCAGGTGCCCAACCTCAAGGTTCCGGTGCTGGTGCTGCAAGGCGCGAACGATGCCAACACGCCCGCGAAGTATCTGGGCACGCTGGAGCAGGCGTTCAAGGCGGCGGGAAGAGACGCGACGATCAAGGTCTACCCCGGTCTGGGGCACTCGCTGGGACCTGCCGCCAGCCCCATCGACGACGACTTCCGGCCCATCGCGGCGGGGCCGATGCGAGACGCGGCGAACTGGATCAAGACGCACTGA
- a CDS encoding undecaprenyl-diphosphate phosphatase has translation MDWFYAIIYGIVEGITEFLPVSSTGHLIVAGNLMGVPWPKEIKDTFEVVIQGGAILAVLVFYWRDFVQQARVIGHDQPTQRLWLGVVVACIPALILGVLFADAIKANLFRPSVVAWALIVGGVLMWVIESRKAPPVIHSLKGIGVGRAFLIGAAQCLALLWPGFSRSASSILGGMIMGLDRPTATQFSFYLGIPTLGGAALIDFIQSRALLAQIGLLNVVLGAAVSFVVAYLAIGWLLRFVSHNSFKGFAVYRVVVGVLILLLVASGRLANGGL, from the coding sequence ATGGATTGGTTTTACGCCATTATTTACGGGATCGTCGAGGGCATCACCGAATTTTTGCCGGTCAGCTCCACGGGGCACCTGATCGTCGCCGGGAACCTGATGGGCGTGCCCTGGCCCAAGGAGATCAAGGACACCTTCGAGGTGGTGATTCAGGGCGGCGCGATCCTGGCCGTGCTTGTCTTCTACTGGCGCGACTTCGTGCAGCAGGCGCGCGTGATCGGGCATGATCAGCCCACGCAGCGGCTGTGGCTGGGGGTGGTGGTGGCGTGTATTCCGGCGCTGATCCTCGGCGTGCTGTTCGCGGACGCGATCAAGGCGAACCTGTTCCGGCCCAGCGTGGTCGCCTGGGCGCTGATCGTGGGCGGCGTGCTGATGTGGGTGATCGAGAGCCGCAAGGCCCCGCCCGTCATCCACAGCCTCAAGGGGATCGGCGTGGGCCGGGCCTTTTTGATCGGCGCGGCGCAGTGCCTCGCGCTGCTGTGGCCGGGCTTCTCGCGCAGCGCCAGCTCCATCCTGGGCGGGATGATCATGGGCCTCGACCGCCCGACCGCCACCCAGTTCAGCTTCTACCTGGGGATTCCGACGCTGGGCGGCGCGGCGCTGATCGACTTCATCCAGAGCCGTGCCCTCCTCGCGCAGATCGGCCTCCTGAACGTGGTGCTGGGCGCGGCGGTCAGCTTCGTGGTGGCGTATCTCGCCATAGGCTGGCTGCTGCGCTTCGTGTCCCACAACAGTTTCAAGGGCTTCGCCGTGTACCGCGTCGTGGTCGGCGTGCTGATCCTGCTGCTGGTGGCGAGCGGCAGGCTGGCGAACGGGGGCCTGTAG
- a CDS encoding heme-dependent oxidative N-demethylase subunit alpha family protein, whose amino-acid sequence MFAQSPVLYRPFLSGRYAVSAGLYRLGVQPVPWVGEGVVETHTFALDREYPRFVASKVAAHRRALHEYAGEAGLTPDLREEALTFIARTLAAESDGGMTWDGRTFRNAALGWAADLDPRRGSVEALARFAAPLADLVMEVTPVNALDFLGLNAPEDLALVARDPRTGQDWLAAAHVLSPQHWDPRDKLGRDFVAVHTPVAGSGPMNATAPRLVDAVITRGPFVRFAWGVAMSDRLDHHPAAPPDADRAGSTRFDPDGAFLRVERQTLTGFPAAHGALFTIRPSTSPLREAVANPAHAAALAAALRTMTPEQVTYKGLDGLLPDLLAWLDTRAERESQGQGCGCAVDFGT is encoded by the coding sequence GTGTTCGCCCAGTCCCCGGTCCTTTACCGTCCCTTCCTGAGCGGCCGATACGCCGTCTCGGCAGGCCTGTACCGCCTCGGCGTGCAGCCGGTGCCGTGGGTGGGGGAGGGCGTGGTGGAGACGCACACCTTCGCCCTCGACCGCGAGTATCCGCGCTTCGTGGCGAGCAAGGTGGCCGCCCACCGCCGCGCGCTGCACGAGTACGCGGGTGAGGCGGGGTTGACGCCCGACCTGCGGGAAGAGGCCCTCACCTTCATCGCCCGCACCCTCGCCGCCGAGAGTGACGGTGGGATGACCTGGGACGGGCGGACGTTCCGGAATGCCGCCCTCGGCTGGGCCGCCGACCTCGACCCCCGGCGCGGGAGTGTGGAGGCGCTGGCCCGCTTCGCCGCGCCGCTGGCCGACCTCGTGATGGAGGTGACGCCCGTGAACGCGCTGGATTTCCTGGGCTTGAATGCGCCGGAAGACCTGGCCCTGGTCGCGCGCGACCCCCGGACCGGCCAGGACTGGCTGGCCGCCGCGCATGTGCTGTCGCCGCAGCACTGGGACCCGCGGGACAAGCTGGGGCGGGACTTCGTGGCGGTTCATACGCCGGTCGCGGGCAGCGGCCCGATGAACGCCACGGCGCCCCGATTGGTGGACGCGGTGATCACGCGCGGCCCCTTCGTGCGCTTTGCCTGGGGAGTGGCGATGAGTGACCGGCTGGACCACCACCCCGCCGCCCCGCCGGATGCCGACCGCGCTGGCTCCACCCGCTTCGATCCGGACGGCGCGTTCCTGCGGGTGGAGCGGCAGACCCTGACCGGTTTTCCTGCCGCGCACGGGGCACTGTTCACCATCCGGCCCTCTACGTCTCCGCTGCGTGAGGCCGTGGCGAATCCCGCCCACGCTGCCGCGCTCGCCGCCGCCCTCCGGACCATGACGCCCGAGCAGGTGACGTACAAGGGCCTGGACGGGCTGCTGCCGGACCTGCTGGCCTGGCTGGACACGCGGGCGGAAAGGGAAAGTCAAGGTCAGGGCTGCGGCTGCGCCGTAGACTTCGGGACGTGA
- a CDS encoding ribonuclease domain-containing protein: protein MSRRHRLPLAAVLLAGLLAACDFSGGGQQARQTTTTSTTTRLTRDPVSGLPFVAVRDLPPEGQRTLRLIRAGGPFPYRKDGSVFGNREGVLPGRPSGSYREYTVPTPGEGDRGARRIICVTERPQAPPAAECYYSADHYTTFRRIQP, encoded by the coding sequence GTGAGCCGCCGTCACCGCCTGCCCCTTGCTGCCGTCCTGCTCGCGGGGCTGCTGGCCGCCTGCGACTTCTCTGGGGGCGGCCAGCAGGCGCGGCAGACCACGACGACTTCCACCACCACCCGCCTGACCCGTGACCCGGTCAGCGGTCTGCCCTTCGTCGCCGTCCGCGACCTTCCGCCCGAGGGCCAGCGCACGCTGCGGCTGATCCGGGCGGGCGGCCCCTTCCCGTACCGCAAGGACGGCAGCGTCTTTGGCAACCGCGAGGGTGTGCTGCCCGGGCGGCCCAGCGGCAGCTACCGCGAGTACACCGTGCCCACCCCGGGCGAGGGGGACCGGGGCGCGCGGCGGATCATCTGCGTGACGGAGAGGCCCCAGGCGCCCCCCGCTGCCGAGTGCTACTACAGCGCCGACCACTACACCACCTTCCGGAGAATCCAGCCGTGA
- a CDS encoding barstar family protein produces MNVFNEAPQGIQAAPHDPRIVAAGYQVAVREVDLSRVRDKESLMLAFLRGLALTESFGRNWDALYDVLTDPDARPARFALVLCDYEHFRRRHKHLGAELERVLLDAQRDAAAQGRCLWLLAEEPASDPRHW; encoded by the coding sequence ATGAACGTCTTCAATGAGGCCCCGCAGGGCATCCAGGCCGCGCCCCACGACCCGCGTATCGTGGCCGCCGGGTATCAGGTGGCGGTGCGCGAGGTCGATCTTTCCCGGGTGCGCGACAAGGAGAGCCTGATGCTGGCTTTTTTGCGCGGCCTGGCCCTGACCGAGAGCTTCGGGCGCAACTGGGACGCCCTCTACGACGTGCTGACCGACCCCGACGCGCGCCCGGCCCGCTTCGCGCTGGTGCTGTGCGACTACGAACACTTCCGCAGGCGGCACAAGCATCTGGGAGCCGAACTGGAGCGCGTGCTGCTCGACGCCCAGCGCGACGCCGCCGCGCAGGGCCGCTGCCTGTGGCTGCTGGCCGAGGAACCCGCTTCTGATCCGAGGCACTGGTGA
- the tsaD gene encoding tRNA (adenosine(37)-N6)-threonylcarbamoyltransferase complex transferase subunit TsaD, whose translation MSSPLYILGIDTSCDDTGVGVVELTPDGSVRVRANRVWSQTVHAQYGGVMPEMASREHVERIDAVLGDALAEAGLTVGDIGAVAATSGPGLVGALLVGLMYGKGLAQALDVPFYAAHHLEGHIFAAASEAELQAPYLALVVSGGHTHLFDVPREGEYVLVGATRDDAAGEAFDKIARLAGLGYPGGPAISEAARRGDPDAVPFKEPLQGQKGFDFSFSGLKTAALLAHRAGAKPEDLAAGFERAAVRFLVKTTLRAAQVYGRETVVVSGGVAANRALREAFAASPVRAVFPGKGLNTDNGAMIALAGAAAIRAGREPSPLSEGAVAYAPLANA comes from the coding sequence ATGAGTTCCCCGCTGTACATCCTCGGCATCGACACCTCCTGCGACGACACCGGGGTGGGCGTGGTGGAACTGACGCCGGACGGGTCGGTGCGGGTGCGGGCCAACCGCGTCTGGTCGCAGACCGTCCACGCCCAGTACGGCGGCGTGATGCCGGAGATGGCGAGCCGCGAACACGTGGAGCGCATTGATGCCGTACTGGGGGACGCGCTGGCCGAGGCAGGCCTGACGGTGGGGGACATCGGCGCGGTCGCGGCGACCTCCGGCCCCGGCCTGGTCGGTGCGCTGCTGGTGGGGCTGATGTACGGCAAGGGCCTCGCGCAGGCGCTGGACGTGCCCTTCTATGCCGCCCATCACCTCGAAGGCCACATCTTCGCGGCGGCGAGCGAGGCGGAGCTTCAGGCGCCCTACCTCGCGCTGGTCGTGAGCGGCGGGCACACCCACCTCTTCGACGTGCCCCGGGAGGGCGAATACGTGCTGGTCGGGGCCACCCGCGACGACGCGGCGGGCGAGGCCTTCGACAAGATCGCGCGGCTGGCGGGCCTGGGTTACCCCGGCGGTCCCGCCATCAGCGAGGCGGCCCGGCGTGGCGACCCGGACGCGGTGCCCTTCAAGGAACCGCTCCAGGGGCAGAAAGGCTTCGACTTCTCCTTCAGCGGCCTGAAGACGGCGGCGTTGCTGGCCCACCGGGCCGGTGCCAAACCGGAAGACCTGGCGGCGGGCTTCGAGCGGGCCGCAGTGCGTTTCCTCGTCAAAACCACGCTGCGGGCCGCGCAGGTGTACGGGCGGGAGACGGTGGTGGTGTCGGGTGGCGTGGCGGCCAACCGCGCGCTGCGGGAAGCCTTCGCCGCCAGCCCGGTCCGGGCCGTGTTCCCCGGCAAGGGCCTGAACACCGACAACGGCGCGATGATCGCGCTGGCGGGGGCCGCCGCCATCCGCGCAGGACGCGAACCCAGCCCGCTCAGCGAGGGTGCGGTGGCGTATGCGCCGCTGGCGAACGCCTGA
- a CDS encoding type II toxin-antitoxin system VapC family toxin: protein MPYLLDTHTVSETAKLRSNPGLMAFLSSVPLSETYLSAVTAGEIEYGVERLSDPVRRAQLRVWANRLLDQEYRGRVLPVTKEVMATWAQLVLRSGKTPGQLPRMDSLLAATALHHGLTLVTCNTADFEALGVPLLNPWET, encoded by the coding sequence ATGCCGTATCTGCTGGATACCCACACGGTGAGTGAGACAGCCAAACTCCGTTCCAATCCGGGTTTGATGGCCTTCCTCTCTTCAGTCCCGCTGAGCGAGACGTACCTCAGCGCCGTGACGGCTGGAGAGATCGAGTACGGGGTGGAACGCCTCAGTGACCCGGTACGCCGGGCCCAGCTCCGCGTGTGGGCAAACCGTTTACTGGATCAGGAGTACCGGGGCCGCGTCCTCCCCGTCACCAAGGAAGTGATGGCAACCTGGGCGCAGCTCGTTCTCCGCAGTGGGAAAACGCCGGGCCAGCTTCCCAGAATGGACTCGCTTCTGGCCGCCACCGCCCTCCACCACGGCCTCACCCTGGTCACTTGCAACACCGCCGACTTTGAGGCACTCGGCGTCCCGCTCCTCAATCCCTGGGAGACTTGA
- a CDS encoding type II toxin-antitoxin system Phd/YefM family antitoxin, whose translation MTKTVKLQDAKAKLSQLIREVEAGETVIVTRHGKPAARLVAVEPEGQSGPVRMAIEALRDIPKIEDLEFERDRTPWGDIELDFD comes from the coding sequence ATGACGAAAACCGTGAAGCTTCAGGATGCCAAGGCCAAGCTCAGCCAACTGATCCGCGAGGTGGAGGCGGGGGAAACGGTGATCGTGACGCGGCATGGCAAGCCTGCGGCGCGTCTGGTGGCGGTTGAGCCTGAAGGGCAGAGCGGGCCGGTTCGGATGGCGATTGAGGCATTGCGCGACATTCCCAAGATCGAGGACCTGGAATTTGAGCGTGACCGCACACCCTGGGGCGACATCGAGCTGGATTTTGACTGA